A section of the Hirschia baltica ATCC 49814 genome encodes:
- the folE gene encoding GTP cyclohydrolase I FolE: MDAIVKDGAVTRDNNDKRPTREEAEKAVKTLLAWAGDDPEREGLLDTPKRVVKAYEEWFSGYRDDPVKYLSRTFEDVQGYDDIVMLRDIDVESHCEHHMAPFMGKAYVAYMPTDSVVGISKLARVVEIYAKRLQTQETMTSQICEAIEESLKPAGVAVMIDAVHQCMTTRGVHHPNVSTITTQFTGVFKTDKDLRDRFLRLSER, encoded by the coding sequence ATGGACGCTATAGTTAAAGATGGTGCCGTGACGCGCGATAATAATGATAAGCGCCCTACGCGCGAAGAAGCTGAAAAAGCTGTAAAAACGCTCCTTGCATGGGCTGGTGATGATCCAGAACGTGAAGGTCTTTTAGATACGCCAAAACGCGTGGTAAAAGCCTATGAAGAATGGTTCTCAGGCTATCGTGACGACCCTGTAAAATATCTATCAAGGACATTTGAAGACGTGCAAGGCTATGACGACATTGTAATGCTTCGCGACATTGATGTCGAAAGCCACTGCGAACACCACATGGCCCCTTTTATGGGTAAAGCTTATGTCGCCTATATGCCAACAGATTCAGTCGTGGGCATATCCAAACTAGCTCGTGTTGTTGAGATATACGCAAAACGCCTGCAAACACAGGAAACAATGACGTCGCAAATTTGTGAAGCCATTGAAGAAAGCCTGAAACCTGCTGGTGTGGCCGTGATGATTGATGCTGTTCACCAATGCATGACAACACGCGGTGTTCACCACCCGAATGTCTCTACGATTACAACTCAGTTTACGGGTGTATTCAAAACAGACAAAGACCTACGTGACCGCTTTCTACGTTTGAGCGAACGCTAA
- a CDS encoding helix-turn-helix transcriptional regulator, with the protein MSKELPFSNHIQELRKAKKLTQQELADAIGMTRQTIVAIEKGKYSPSLEAAFRIAQTLEQSLTDVFVWSE; encoded by the coding sequence ATGAGCAAAGAACTCCCATTTAGCAATCATATTCAAGAATTGCGCAAAGCCAAAAAGCTGACACAGCAAGAATTGGCGGATGCAATCGGCATGACGCGCCAGACAATTGTCGCGATTGAAAAGGGGAAATACTCTCCTTCACTTGAGGCAGCATTTAGAATTGCGCAGACATTGGAACAAAGTCTCACAGACGTTTTTGTGTGGAGCGAGTAA
- the hisI gene encoding phosphoribosyl-AMP cyclohydrolase, producing MSQANKTPIFPPPLSGSEQDETTSFRPRFNSDGLVAAIAQDVSSNEVLMLAWMNEDALKLTIETGRAVYWSRSRNQLWRKGDTSGAYQYVESIHTDCDQDAILLKVRQTDGACHTGRVSCFYRQITDLSTLNPTEDKPA from the coding sequence ATGTCCCAAGCTAATAAAACACCTATATTTCCGCCGCCGCTTTCTGGATCTGAGCAAGACGAAACAACAAGCTTTCGTCCTCGGTTCAATAGTGATGGACTTGTTGCTGCTATCGCGCAGGATGTATCTTCCAATGAAGTGTTGATGCTTGCATGGATGAATGAAGACGCGCTGAAGCTGACAATTGAAACAGGACGCGCTGTCTACTGGTCCCGCTCTCGCAATCAATTATGGCGCAAGGGCGACACATCCGGTGCTTATCAATATGTCGAATCGATCCACACGGATTGTGATCAGGATGCGATTTTGCTAAAAGTGCGCCAGACTGATGGTGCCTGCCACACTGGACGCGTATCTTGTTTTTATCGCCAAATCACTGACTTATCGACACTTAATCCAACAGAAGACAAACCAGCATAA